The Urocitellus parryii isolate mUroPar1 chromosome 6, mUroPar1.hap1, whole genome shotgun sequence genome includes a window with the following:
- the Cyp1a1 gene encoding cytochrome P450 1A1 — MLSGGLPLSISAAELLLAAAIFCLVFWVVRASRPRVPKGLKSPPGPWGWPLIGHMLTLGKNPQVALAKLSQKYGDVLQIRIGTTPVVVLSGLDTIHQALVRQGDDFKGRPDLYTFTFVTGGKSMTFSPDSGPVWAARRRLAQSALKSFSIASDPTSASSCYLEEHVSKEAECLISKFQELMADVGHFDPYRYVVVSVANVVCAICFGQRYDHNNQELLDLVDLNNEFGEVVASGYPADFIPILRYLPNPTLDGFKDLNKKFEHFVGKLVKEHYRKFEKGHIRDITDSLIEHCQDRKLDENANIQLSDEKIINVVLDIFGAGFDTVTTAISWGLMYLVTNPRIQRKIQEELDTVIGRERRPRLSDRLQLPYMEAFILELFRHSSFIPFTIPHSTTRDTNLNGFYIPKGRCVFVNQWQINHDQKLWGDPSVFRPERFITSSGTVDKTLSEKVILFGLGKRKCIGETIARLEIFLFMAILMQQLEFSVSPGMKADMTPIYGLTVKHPRCEHFQAQVRSCGPESPEA; from the exons ATGCTTTCTGGTGGACTCCCGCTCTCTATCTCAGCCGCAGAGCTGCTCCTGGCTGCTGCCATCTTCTGCCTGGTATTCTGGGTGGTCAGAGCCTCAAGGCCTCGGGTCCCCAAAGGCCTAAAGAGTCCACCAGGGCCCTGGGGCTGGCCCTTGATAGGGCACATGCTGACCCTGGGGAAAAACCCTCAGGTGGCTCTGGCAAAGCTCAGCCAGAAATATGGGGATGTGCTGCAGATCCGCATTGGGACCACACCTGTGGTGGTGCTGAGTGGCCTGGACACCATCCATCAGGCCCTAGTGAGGCAGGGTGATGACTTCAAGGGCCGGCCAGACCTCTACACCTTCACTTTTGTTACTGGTGGCAAGAGCATGACCTTCAGCCCAGACTCTGGACCAGTGTGGGCTGCCCGCAGGCGCCTGGCCCAGAGTGCCCTGAAGAGTTTCTCCATAGCCTCGGACCCCACTTCTGCATCCTCCTGCTACTTGGAGGAGCATGTGAGCAAGGAGGCTGAGTGCTTAATCAGCAAGTTCCAGGAGCTGATGGCAGATGTTGGGCACTTTGACCCCTACAGATATGTAGTGGTGTCAGTTGCCAATGTCGTCTGCGCCATTTGCTTTGGCCAGCGCTATGACCATAACAACCAAGAGCTGCTTGATCTAGTCGACCTGAATAATGAGTTTGGGGAGGTGGTTGCCTCTGGATACCCAGCTGACTTCATCCCTATCCTCCGCTACCTGCCCAACCCTACCCTGGATGGCTTCAAGGACCTGAATAAGAAGTTTGAACACTTCGTTGGGAAGCTGGTCAAGGAGCACTACAGAAAATTTGAGAAG GGTCACATCCGGGACATCACAGACAGCCTGATTGAGCACTGTCAGGACAGGAAGCTGGATGAGAATGCCAATATTCAACTCTCGGATGAGAAGATCATTAATGTCGTTTTGGACATCTTTGGAGCTG GGTTTGACACAGTCACAACTGCCATCTCCTGGGGCTTAATGTACCTGGTGACAAACCCTAGGATTCAGAGAAAGATCCAGGAGGAACTAG ACACAGTGATTGGCAGGGAACGGCGGCCCCGGCTCTCTGACAGACTCCAGCTGCCCTATATGGAGGCCTTTATCCTGGAGCTCTTCCGACATTCCTCCTTCATCCCCTTCACCATTCCCCACAG cactACAAGAGACACAAATCTGAATGGCTTTTACATCCCCAAGGGGCGTTGTGTCTTTGTGAACCAGTGGCAGATCAACCATGACCA GAAGCTGTGGGGTGACCCATCTGTGTTCCGGCCTGAACGGTTTATCACTTCCAGTGGCACTGTGGACAAGACACTGAGTGAGAAGGTCATTCTCTTTGGCTTGGGCAAGCGCAAATGCATCGGAGAGACCATTGCCCGCTTAGAGATCTTTCTCTTCATGGCTATTCTTATGCAGCAGCTGGAATTCAGTGTGTCACCGGGCATGAAGGCGGACATGACCCCCATCTATGGGCTGACAGTAAAGCATCCCCGCTGTGAGCACTTTCAGGCACAGGTGCGCTCTTGTGGACCTGAGAGCCCTGAGGCCTAG